ttttgatcaaataacatgttacCATCTATATTCTTAGAGTGTGTCATATCTTTCATTCTTCGTATTATTTCGTGCTTTAAAGAACTAGGATGCAAAGATGTTAAAATTTCAGTCTACCAAAGCTATTGCTGCTTCCACATCCAGTACGAGTACTAGGGGAAACACGTGTCCATACGAGGAAATTGAAATTTCAGAAAAACCAATCAGTCGCTGTTACATAATCTTTGTGCAACTTCATTCCCAGCAGTCTTGAGAACTATTTATCGGAAAAATGAATGAAGGGTAATTACACTAGTTTAATTCCGCAGAAACTATTTCTGGTTGTTGTGAAGAATCTGAGTTGCTTGTCACTGCTGAATAAACACAGATGTGGGAGATATCCTCCTGAGGTCAGAACTGCCATTCCGGTTGAAGAAAGATTTGAACATATTGTGCTGTCAAGCAATGCAACATCAGATCATGCAATCATTTGGATTGAAAGAGAAGCGCGTAAAGCTTTGGAAGTGAGTAGGAAGTGTTTTTCATCTTTCTCCTGTTTTTAGCTATAATGCAGTCTTTCTTTGAGATATAATTAGTGATTGGTGGGAACTTATTTTGTTGGACTTGGCTGTCTTTTGTCCTATTGTTAACTGGAATAATTTGTTGAAGTTTCTCACAACAGAAGTGCCACATTTGGTACTGGTAATTACAGAGTATTTCCTTCTTTTGGAACTGGAGGCTAATGTTACATACTTTCTGCAGCGGATGAAAGAAAGCAGTGAGGAAGTGGTAACAACTGCCCCTATGGTCCAGAAGCTTGAAAGGTTACAGACGCTTCAGAAAGAACACAAGGATGCATTGGAGAGAGCTGTTAGCTTGAATGTGCCTCATGCCACAACAGAGGAAGAGCAACCACCTCCACTCACCATAACAGGTGAGGAAGAAGCATCAAGTGCTTCAGCATATCAGGACACACAAACAGAAGACAAGAAATCGAAGTCCGAAAGGAAAAGAACCAATTGGAGTGACATAGTTGAGAAACTGTTCAGCAAAAGCGATTCAGGAGAACTAGCTCTGAAGGAAGATATCAAGATAGAACAGTAAATTCTGTGTTTCATAAACCACCATTGTCCCTAATCGCTATTTTTGAATATTATCATATTGTAAGTTGAAGCTGCCAACTAGTATTCCAGATCTTTTACCTCTAGGGCTGGGTAAGAGAATCAGTTTTGGATTGCAATATTAAAGGGTTTATAGTTTTTTGTATTCTTAATTTTCCCCGAAGTTGGTAACCACCAAAAGTGCATAAATCATTGTGAGAGCATGCACATGATATTGCtgctaaaagaaaaagaatacttGATCGACAAACTGCAAAGATGAGCAACAAACTTGCTGAAGACAAAAGAAAAGCACGTATCCCAAAGCAAAAGATTCAAAAGAAGCTACCACAGGAGGATGGTTTTTATACAATAGAGTCACTCCTTGTAATCAACTAGTTAGCTGCAAATATTTACTAAGATTGCATAGATTCAGCATGATAACTCTCTAGTTCAGCATCAAGCTCGACAGCAGACTTAACAGTTGGTTTAGTCTTTCCACGACCGCCACCTCGGCCACGGCCAGCACCGCCACCACGGCTTTTAGCTCCCCCCCGACCACGTTGAGCACCACCACGGTTGTTCCTACAAgcagaaaatgcaaaaaaaaaaacaggcaaCTGTCACCCAATGCTGCATTActtgaaaaaaaataatacagTCAAAAGTTAcaaatcagaaggaaaaaaagaacatTTATTGACATTTGGAAGGGTCCTAATTTTGGAAGGGTTCTAATCTTCACAATAATAATTGTGATGAGATTATGGGACTAGTTAGCAAAACTTAAAAAGGAACCTGTATTAACACCATACCTTGTACTACCTCCACGGTTTGATAAACCAGAGCCGCCTCCTCCTCGACCCATGCCCGGCCTGCAAATGATCAAAAATTAGAGAAAACGCTGAAACATcgttacaacatcaaagtttcctCAGACATGATCAAGACACAAAATAACTCCAGAAAAGCATCTTAACCGAAAGGAAGTAAACTTGACGACCAAGTAAAATTATCAGGTGTGACCACAAACTTGGAGGACTCGACATAACTAATATCCAATTCTTGGAGGACTCGGTATACTTATCCAACTGGTTAAGGGCCTCAACACATATATTTAAAATATCCACACCTTTCAATTAGATAAGACATGGTATAAATATATTTAAAATTACTATTGAAATGTAACTTCCCGCTCATAGTAACAagtaaaaaaagagagaaagagatacATACGTCATAATGACTGTCCTTTTCCCTCTTCCATTAGCTCCAATCACACTAATACGAGTTGAAACTGGTGCTGCCAAGCTGGTACCTATGATCTCTATCTTCATCGCCTTGCCATCAAGTTGAACATTATTATATCGCTTCATGGCTGTTAATCCATCAGCCTTTCGATTAAACACCACCTCGGCTGATCCCTACACCAAGTACAAGCTCCTTTTCAGACAAGTGAGCAGCATAATGACCACGTGATAATTACAATTTCCAGAGTACCAGATGCAAAAGCAAAAGAAGACGCCCTAACCTTTTAAATAGTACATTAATCTGCAACAGTTACTGCTGCAGTCGAAAAGTAAAAAAGATGGAGCAATGCTTACATTTGGTCGACCATTCATGTCATAATGAACTGAGTATCTCTTCAGACTTCCTATCTCAGAAAATAGCTCCTGAACGTGAATCCAACCATCATATACGAAATAACAGGTGTTAGGCCCTTCCCAGAGGATTATGAATATGAACAAGAAAGAGAAAGAGCTAAATCACGACATGCCTTGATATCTTCATTGGTTACTCCTACATCCAGATTAGAAACATATAGCTTCGTGCCAGTTTCAATCCCAGGATACCAAGCAGCTACTAGGCTATCTTCAAACAAATCAGGCTTCAACGAAATACCTTTGGTTCTGGAGGGCTGATTGAAGGATGTTTACAAAAATCCAAGTTAGGAGAACGAGTGAGCAAATTGACCATGTATGAATATCCAAATTAGATGATCATATCACCACGATGCCACGGAGATCAtaattcaattctcttcaagCCATCCATAGTGAGATATTCCAGAAGATGAAAacagtaaattctaaaacaatTATAGCCGACTAGAAGCAACTAAAATTGTATTTCTCTCAGTAAGAAGCAATAAAAAAAACTAGAATGGTCGCAAAATAAAAATAGTGCGTCGATGATAATGGGAATAGATGATCCCACCCTCCTACAGATAAGCTGATGATATGCATGGTACTGGTGAGCACTTGCATTGAAAATCTCAACAGAAGAAAGCTCCTCAGACAGTGAACTCCATGAACTATCTATCATAATAATTGTAGGCAGCACTGATGATTTCCACACATATCAAGAAGCTCCAAATAGTTCCTTATAATAACACCCACTAAACTATGAACAACCAATGATGATTACGATATAAGCAAGACATGCAAACCAAAATTTCTTTCTTGATGAGAACTTCGACTGAGCTTGTCCTTGCTATAGAACTATCCCCTCTCCTAGTAATTATTGAGTTCTAAAGATGATGATTTCTTTTAATTGGTTCTTGAACATACAGCAAAAAACATCAATGGTATTTCGAGCTTGCCTTTGCAGTTGATTTGAAACCCGATGGCCGAGCTTTCACCTTGAGTGACCCTTTAGTAGCTACTCGCATTGCCTTTCCACGGTTTAATGCGACTCCTTGTGCTTTGCCTTGGCCTTGGCGACCCTTCCCCCGTCCTCTCCCTCTACTGCCATTATTACTCTGCTTTTTGTTGATCTTTATAATATCATCAAGTGCCATGTCCAAAGTTGTCGCCATTGAATTCGTGGTTAACTAGTTTTGTGAACGGAATTGCACAAACAACTGCACAAATCAAATAAATATCACTTAAAATCGACTCAAAACCAACCTAACAAATTTGTTGATCATATTTCAGATCTGAACACAAAGTTTAATTGATGACACCGGATTACAACTCAAAAGACAACAACTCAAAAGACATACACGCACAAAAGATAATTCAGATTGGTTGCAAAGCTTTTGTTAATTCAAAAGCAAGACGTGCTAAAGCATCCTAAACTCATTGGTAATTAGGGAGTGGTGGCTAGGTAAACGGCTCAGTCGGTTATCCATCTGGGTTAATTTAAAGGTGTGAAGAAGCGCTACAAGTTgaccatctttttcttttcttttttaattgtTGTATTATTGTTAACTACGATTCAATTGCTACTACAAGAAAAACATACTCCTTATTGGGTTATAAGATTTGGTTACTTAATCACCATGTTTCAACATCAAGAAGGGTAAATCTTTGAGCTTCTATAATAATAATATTCAACTAAAATTGAATTTTACACCAAATAACACAATCATAAACCTAATAAATTAGATGGATCCATATAAAACTCTAAATAGATCAGGAATACAGATCAAACAAACAAACGAAGAAAAAATTACctgaaaaaaattaacaaaagttTCTTCCGCGAGTGTAAGAGCAAGAGATGGATAAAAGAAATTGAGAGATAGATCGATTATTAGCTTCAGAAATTATTAGGGTTTCGATTCAGTTACCGGAGAGAGAAGATGAGATAATATATACGAAGAAAGATACGGTTGAGAGACCGAGAAGAGAAGGAAACTAATAAAACCTAAAATAGGCAAGACTTTCATCTATTTTAGTTTAGGTTTATAAAAGAGTCCACAAAAGTTTACATATTTTACGTATTAGTCCTACATCCCAACTCGGACCGAGTCATCTTAGTAATCCTGACTCACTTTGTTTATAATTGAAGAGGTATCTCCTCGATTCATTTTGAAATTTCCCgggagaaaaacaaaaaaaacttcattctccaaatcatcaacacttttaaatTCAATCAAATAAAATGCGAACAACAAGAAGTCAATCTAAACAGCAACCTCAAAAACAAGAACAAGATTCATTGGCGAGTACGTACTTTACTCATTGTTTTCTTACCAAATTCCAGTTAGGGTTTGTGTTTAATCTCTAGTATGATATGTGATTCAATAAACTTGTGATCTTTCCAGGTAAATCGAAGGGAGGTGTTGGAAAGAAACGTGTAAACTCTCGTGGCGGTGGCTCGTCCAAGGCGAAGAAATCTCTCAATCTTACCCAACCTGATGCCTCCAAGGTTGGGCTCAAATTCTAAAGCAtttaattttttgtatttttttgttttgtttcaatTGACGGCCACAGAAGAaattttcattatatttttcaggCGGAAATAAGTGGAAACGGGAATGATGAAGAGAAAGTAAGCATAAAGGTTACAGATAGTGTTGGTGTTGGAAGTGAAAGTGTTGTACCAGAAAAGAATGTGGAAGAGGGAAGGAGTTTTAGTCCTGACAAGGAAGAAGATGCAGATGAATTTGATTGGGAAGATGGCTATGTATCTGGGGGAGAGAATGTTTACGGCAATTCGGATAATAGTGTGGCGAGGGAAATGGTTATTGAATTTAAtgattctccatcttcttctaagCGCAAACCTATTCGAAGAGCTTCGGCAGAAGACAAGGTGAATGGTTGTTGTACATTAATTGTTTGTGTAATTGTGATTACGGTTTATTTTAGTTGGCCAAAACTAAAAAAGTTATGTTGTGTCTTAGGAATTGGCTGAACTAGCACATAAGACTCACTTGCTGTGCTTACTAGCACGTGGAAGGATCGCTGATAGAGCTTGCAGTGATCCTCTTATTCAGGTGTTTCCTTGCTTTGCATTGATGTTTCACAGTCTCATGAACAGTCACATTTGGGTATATATATGTTTGTTCCATCAAATTGAAATTAAAGATAGTGATCTTGACGGCAGGCGGCCTTGCTTTCGCTTTTACCGACATACTTGTTGAAGATAACTGAAGTTGCAAAGTTGACTGCTAAGGATTTAGGTTCCATTGTCAGATGGGTATGCTCTGTTGCCTCATGATACACATCCCATCTTTTTTTACTGATATATAGCTTTTGCAATCGTATTTGATTCTTCAATGTAAGATTGTTTTTGGCTGCAGTTCCATGATAACTttcatgttacaaacacaagtAATTCAGAGGGACCATTTCAATCGAATCTGGCTGCGGCTGTTGAAAATCGTAAAGGAACTGCAGAAGAGGTATCTTCATCGTAGCTATTTAGTCAtggcatgaaaaaaaaaaaaaaaagaggaacacATCCGACTTAATTGCTCTGAGCAAATAAATTTGAATCTCAAAGAACATTGAGAGTGTTAGGTGGCAGAAGTCCAAATCTAAGAAGTGTTGGTTAACATCTACTTCATACTTTTGGGGTTGAACTAACTACTATCCTTCACTCTTCCAGATTTCTGCATTATCTGTGGCGTTATTCAGAGCTCTCAATCTTTCAACTAGGTATCGTATTACATCAATTTTTTTCTGTGTTCGTTCTATCACAAAGTACCTTAGTAAGTTCTTTCAGGAAAATTTCTTGAGTCACAATTTCGCGGATCTACTTAATTTGGAACCTGAACTAACCACTGACTTCAACagtttatgatgaatgatttgttTGCAGATTTGTGTCCATTCTTGATGCTATATCCCTCAAACCACATATGGGCATGTCTGGCTGTTTGAGCCAAGATGCAGCTCGCACTGAGAATGACATATTTAAGTCGTCTACTTTGATGGTGGCTAAGTCAGATCCAGTTTCCATTTCTCCGACCAAGTTGTCCCATCCCAAAACTGGCTTCAGTGAAGATGTTGGAACTTCTAGTGGAGGTGCATGCAAAATCAAGGAACGAAGCTCAGCAAGAAGAGTCGACCAGTCAAAATCTGCTCAGGTTTCTGGTGTGGTTAGTGACAGAAAACAGGATATGTCGGCTTCGGACAAGAGTAATGACTCTATAACATGTTTGACCAAGAAAGTTGAAGGATCAAAGAGGAAAGGTGATCTGGAGTTTGAATTGCAGTTAGAAATGGCTCTTGCTGCCACTGCAGCTGGTGCCCATGATGCCAAGTTAGGTTCTGAAATGAAAGACTTGCCTTGTAGTTCATCACATAATTCTTCTCCAtataaaaaaccaaaaatagtCCAAAATGAAGAGTTCCCAGATTCTCGTCAGGGGGTCTCTGTTGCAATTGGTTCAAGAAAAGTTGGAGCTCCTTTATATTGGGCTGAAGTTTTTTGCAGTGGAGAAAACATGACTGGTAGGTGGGTGCATGTTGATGCTGTCAATTCTATGGTTGATGGTGAGCAAAAAGTTGAAGCTGCAGCTGCTGCCTGCAGGAGATCTTTGAGATACGTAGTTGCTTTTGCAGGGAATGGGGCTAAAGATGTGACTCGCAGGTCTCTAATATTTTCATATCTGTCACTCTTGTTATACGAGATCACTAAATGTTGTAATGTAATTGGAAATTTCTGATGTTGTTCAGTCATTATTTACAGCTGACTGAAAGTGACTATTAGTCCCTTGATTTCAGGTACTGTATGAAGTGGTACCAGATTGCATCGAAGCGGATTAATTCATGTTGGTGGGATGCAGTTTTGGCACCTTTAAAAGATCTGGAATCTGTTGCCACTGCAGGACTGGTTCATTTGGAATCCAGTTCAAACAACACATCAAGCAACCTGTATAACGTTAAGACACTAGAAAAATGTAGTTCCACCGAGGGGGATGTGAAAAGTTCTTCAGTTCAAGAACATCCTGGTAACTGTAGTGCCAATGAGAAGCATGGGATGAAAGCGTCTAAACAGAATCTTATGAACATGGGTGTGCAATCTTCATCTCAGTGTGGGATAGCGACTAGGAACTCTCTTGAGGATATGGAGCTTCAAACTAGGGCATTAACTGAACCACTTCCAACTAATCAACAAGTATGCCTTAATTGTTGAATTTACGCACTTGATTACATTAAGTTTTTTATGAGCCATCGGTTTCACCTCCTGATCACATACTTCTAATTTCAGGCCTACAGAAATCACCACCTTTATGCTCTTGAAAGGTGGCTTACCAAGAACCAGATACTTCACCCTAAGGGTCCTATACTTGGCTATTGTTCTGGTCATCCTGTTTATCCTCGAAACTGTGTACAAACGCTACATTCACAACATAGATGGCTACGAGAGGCATTGCAAGTTAAAGCAAGTGAAAAACCTGCCAAGGTATGGTGGAGTTGCACATTTTTTTGGTATTTCAATATGTTTTTCTACTCCTTGTCTGCGTGAAAGCTGATATACCTAATGACTTTGCGTATATTTCTTGGTAATTTTCCAAAGTTGGTGAAGCGATCTTCAAAGATTGGCAAGGTACAAGCATCTGAACCAGAAGCTGATAAAGAAGACGAAGGTATTGCACTTTATGGGAGGTGGCAACTGGAACCTTTGAACCTTCCATATGCAGTAAACGGGATTGTACCTAGGGTAGGTGATTGGTTTTCTGtagctatatttttttttttaattcgatCATGTGAAGTGACCTCTTAGATAGCATTCTGATCTAACTTCCTTCTTTCTTGGTAGCAAAGAATCATATGAAATATTCATTGTCGTTATACGTGGAGTGCTTGCTGTGACTATGATCATGCATTTGTGTATATAACTATCATAATTTGACTTTCAGAACGAACGTGGTCAAGTAGATGTATGGTCCGAGAAGTGTCTCCCGCGTGGAACTGTACACCTAAGGCTACCCAGGGTCTACACTGTTGCGAAGAGGCTCGGAATTGATTCGGCCCCTGCCATGGTTGGGTTTGATTTCCGCAATGGTCGAACAATTCCCATCTTTGAAGGGATAGTGGTCTGCACCGAGTTCAAAGATGCTATCTTGCAGGTAATTTCCTTGAACCTTACCAGTGCAGGAGGAACTATATTGTGACTTTGGCAGATTTTCTCgacaatttttttgtttgttaaatgAATCACTATCTTGATTGTGAATTGTTTGTTCCAGGCatatgcagaagaagaagaaagaagagaagccgaagagaagaaaagaaatgaaGCCCAAGCTATTTCTAGGTGGTATCAACTTCTTTCGTCAATCATAACTCGGCAAAGATTGAACCAAACTTACGGTGATGATTCATGTCCCCAAACCTCCCATGTAGCCAAGCAGATTGACAACGATATCTGCCACACTGAAATTACTAAATCTGAAGATGAAATGCAATCAAATGCTCAGTATAGACAAGACTATGGTCATAATTCCAGTTCTGATTTCGCTCAGGGCCATGAACATATATACCCAATAGACAATCAGAGTTTTGATGAAGAGAGCTCAATACGAACTAAACACTGCCCCTGTGGATTCTCAGTGCAGGTTGAAGAGTTATAGCATATAAAACCAAGTGACCTGAAAACGGAATTTTATCCAGGGATAGGCATTAGATTGTCTCTTCATGCAATATTCATTCAGTGCTGGTGTCTGGTAAAGTATTTTAAGATGTGCCAACTTCAGCAAAGTTTATGAGAAGGCTAATTTGCCAGCAATGTAAGCCTTTCAAGTTTGGTGCTTAATATTTCATGTATAGTGAAGAGTGCATAATTAGAATGATATCATTTAACATTTTGTCAattgtatctttcttggctattaTTGTCTTCCCTTTCCTTTATATCCTATATCCTTTCAGTATACCCTTACTGATTCAGACCTGATCGCCACCTCCGTGTGCCACAAGCCATATTAGCAGGGCTGCTTCAGGAGGAGTTACATTTGCCAGTAAACTTTTGGCAGATGTCTCagggtaaaaaaaaaaactgcaattTTTCATATCCAGGAGAAATCAGGATATGGGTTGTGGTTGTCCTCACATTTCTACACTTTCAGACACTTATTTTCTTCTTCGATGAGCGTCTTTATGCATCACATTATCGAAGAAATTTACATTCCACTTTTTGCATCACATTATCGAAGAAATTTACATTCCACTACATGTTCCCCCAAGTTGGTAGTCCAACTTTTGGCCCATGATAAAcacgaaaagaaagaaagagtctGCACATCTCTGATTTGGGAAGAAAATCTTAATACAtcattcatctttctcatacaCATGAATGAAAACATGGCCAATTAAAAGGCAGTAAATCATGTTTAGTACCTACCTAGATATGGAAATTGATACAGATACTGAAACAGTAAAACTTGATGCTGCAATCTCAGCAGAGAGCAAAGTGTGGTGGGTGAAATCGAGGCATCATAATTCACAAACAATGTCTCATTCTtatgatgataaaaaaaaaggtaaaagaaGGAAATATGAGGGAACTCTAGAAGGAAAATTGATTACAaagttgaagttcatgatgataATTCCATGAATATGGATAGAAAGAGTATTATCATAGCTCAGAAATTTCTCTATGTAATAACTGTAGGAGCTGATCGGCCAGTCATTTTTTCCATCTGGGAAAGCTTTAGTGCAACTTCCACCTAATTAGCCAAAAACATTCAATGTTGTCGATACAATGGAAGCTATAATCATAGAGAGTGTATGAAATGAGACTGAGTTGAAACTCATACCAAAGGAGCAAGTGCCTCATGAGATTCCCTTCCAATCTTTGAAGGATCCTTCTCATACTGCTCAATGTAGAGCCGGATTGTTGCACCTTCTGACCCAGTTCCAGAAAGCCGGAAGACCTGGAATTGTAGGGAAACAAATAATGCTTTAGAGAGATACAGAGTCAGACAGAATCGTGTGGGCATGGTGGTAGAAAAGTAGATACAAACATTAAACAGCTAATCGAGGGTTAGGAAAAGAGGTTTTATTCGTTACCAATCGTGATCCATCTGCAAACAGGTATCTAATACCCTGGTGCTTTGAGATAGATCCATCCACAGGATCTTTGTATTCAAATTCATCGGCTTGGACGACATCTGCAACATCTGATCGTATTCCCTTTATGATACTATATAAAACAACATCAACACGTCGATTAAATTAAAAATCTGTGCTAAAATCAATTTAAATTTAATTGCTTTCCGCAAAGAAGAtgggttgtttttctttttagagACTTACTTGTTAACATCAGGGAGGGAAGCCTGCAAATTGACTAAATTCGCCATCAACTCCTTGGCTGCACCTGAATCCACATTCTACAAGAAGAAAAATCAACATTATAAACAGAACAAGTTCTCATTATTCATGGTGCAAACTAAGACTAGGATCAATTTAACAAAGAATAGCCATGAAAAATTTACTTCATAGTCATATCGGGTGTAATAGTGGCGACCGTAAGTAGACCAATGACCACGAACTATATCTTCAACGGAGACAAGTTGATCTTTTCCAAGATTATCTTTATTAACGTAGGCAAGAATCGATAGCCAGGCTAATACTGCCCATATTCCATCCTTCTCACGAATATGGTCTGAACCTGTAGACCGAGATAAATAAATTCAACAAAACATCAGCAAATTATGGAATTCCTCAAAAAATGTACCCTGAACTATAAAGCATTCCATAAATGAAATGTCAAAAAGATAGACACGAGTATGTCTAGAGAGTACCAGTTCCGAAACTCTCTTCACCACAAACTGAACACATTCCAGCGTCCATTAAGTTTCCGAAGAACTTCCAGCCGGTGGGTACCTGATATCAAACCAAAACGATGCTGCTTCTCAAACTAATGGAAGAAAACTCCAAGAAAAGAAAAGGCTTAATTTTTATGGTTACGTTAAAAGAAGCATGCAAGGGAGTATCACCTCGAAGAATTTCAGATTTAGATGTTTCGCTACAACATCAAGCGCAGCTGAAGTAGGCATGCTCCTGCAGGGAACACCATCAAATTTAATTAACTTAACCTCTCATCAACAGAAGTCTTCTTTTGTGCCTAACAAACACGGTAATATAACTGAACACCAGGAACTTGACTTTAATCTAACATAAAATACAG
This genomic stretch from Papaver somniferum cultivar HN1 chromosome 5, ASM357369v1, whole genome shotgun sequence harbors:
- the LOC113282037 gene encoding DNA repair protein RAD4-like isoform X2, whose amino-acid sequence is MRTTRSQSKQQPQKQEQDSLASKSKGGVGKKRVNSRGGGSSKAKKSLNLTQPDASKAEISGNGNDEEKVSIKVTDSVGVGSESVVPEKNVEEGRSFSPDKEEDADEFDWEDGYVSGGENVYGNSDNSVAREMVIEFNDSPSSSKRKPIRRASAEDKELAELAHKTHLLCLLARGRIADRACSDPLIQITEVAKLTAKDLGSIVRWFHDNFHVTNTSNSEGPFQSNLAAAVENRKGTAEEISALSVALFRALNLSTRFVSILDAISLKPHMGMSGCLSQDAARTENDIFKSSTLMVAKSDPVSISPTKLSHPKTGFSEDVGTSSGGACKIKERSSARRVDQSKSAQVSGVVSDRKQDMSASDKSNDSITCLTKKVEGSKRKGDLEFELQLEMALAATAAGAHDAKLGSEMKDLPCSSSHNSSPYKKPKIVQNEEFPDSRQGVSVAIGSRKVGAPLYWAEVFCSGENMTGRWVHVDAVNSMVDGEQKVEAAAAACRRSLRYVVAFAGNGAKDVTRRYCMKWYQIASKRINSCWWDAVLAPLKDLESVATAGLVHLESSSNNTSSNLYNVKTLEKCSSTEGDVKSSSVQEHPGNCSANEKHGMKASKQNLMNMGVQSSSQCGIATRNSLEDMELQTRALTEPLPTNQQAYRNHHLYALERWLTKNQILHPKGPILGYCSGHPVYPRNCVQTLHSQHRWLREALQVKASEKPAKLVKRSSKIGKVQASEPEADKEDEGIALYGRWQLEPLNLPYAVNGIVPRNERGQVDVWSEKCLPRGTVHLRLPRVYTVAKRLGIDSAPAMVGFDFRNGRTIPIFEGIVVCTEFKDAILQAYAEEEERREAEEKKRNEAQAISRWYQLLSSIITRQRLNQTYGDDSCPQTSHVAKQIDNDICHTEITKSEDEMQSNAQYRQDYGHNSSSDFAQGHEHIYPIDNQSFDEESSIRTKHCPCGFSVQVEEL
- the LOC113282037 gene encoding DNA repair protein RAD4-like isoform X1: MRTTRSQSKQQPQKQEQDSLASKSKGGVGKKRVNSRGGGSSKAKKSLNLTQPDASKAEISGNGNDEEKVSIKVTDSVGVGSESVVPEKNVEEGRSFSPDKEEDADEFDWEDGYVSGGENVYGNSDNSVAREMVIEFNDSPSSSKRKPIRRASAEDKELAELAHKTHLLCLLARGRIADRACSDPLIQAALLSLLPTYLLKITEVAKLTAKDLGSIVRWFHDNFHVTNTSNSEGPFQSNLAAAVENRKGTAEEISALSVALFRALNLSTRFVSILDAISLKPHMGMSGCLSQDAARTENDIFKSSTLMVAKSDPVSISPTKLSHPKTGFSEDVGTSSGGACKIKERSSARRVDQSKSAQVSGVVSDRKQDMSASDKSNDSITCLTKKVEGSKRKGDLEFELQLEMALAATAAGAHDAKLGSEMKDLPCSSSHNSSPYKKPKIVQNEEFPDSRQGVSVAIGSRKVGAPLYWAEVFCSGENMTGRWVHVDAVNSMVDGEQKVEAAAAACRRSLRYVVAFAGNGAKDVTRRYCMKWYQIASKRINSCWWDAVLAPLKDLESVATAGLVHLESSSNNTSSNLYNVKTLEKCSSTEGDVKSSSVQEHPGNCSANEKHGMKASKQNLMNMGVQSSSQCGIATRNSLEDMELQTRALTEPLPTNQQAYRNHHLYALERWLTKNQILHPKGPILGYCSGHPVYPRNCVQTLHSQHRWLREALQVKASEKPAKLVKRSSKIGKVQASEPEADKEDEGIALYGRWQLEPLNLPYAVNGIVPRNERGQVDVWSEKCLPRGTVHLRLPRVYTVAKRLGIDSAPAMVGFDFRNGRTIPIFEGIVVCTEFKDAILQAYAEEEERREAEEKKRNEAQAISRWYQLLSSIITRQRLNQTYGDDSCPQTSHVAKQIDNDICHTEITKSEDEMQSNAQYRQDYGHNSSSDFAQGHEHIYPIDNQSFDEESSIRTKHCPCGFSVQVEEL
- the LOC113282036 gene encoding THO complex subunit 4D-like translates to MATTLDMALDDIIKINKKQSNNGSRGRGRGKGRQGQGKAQGVALNRGKAMRVATKGSLKVKARPSGFKSTAKPSRTKGISLKPDLFEDSLVAAWYPGIETGTKLYVSNLDVGVTNEDIKELFSEIGSLKRYSVHYDMNGRPNGSAEVVFNRKADGLTAMKRYNNVQLDGKAMKIEIIGTSLAAPVSTRISVIGANGRGKRTVIMTPGMGRGGGGSGLSNRGGSTRNNRGGAQRGRGGAKSRGGGAGRGRGGGRGKTKPTVKSAVELDAELESYHAESMQS